One part of the Cyprinus carpio isolate SPL01 chromosome B12, ASM1834038v1, whole genome shotgun sequence genome encodes these proteins:
- the LOC109099842 gene encoding serine/threonine-protein kinase SBK1 isoform X1, with protein sequence MALKFLKKKTTKLKSFLREYSISLYLSPCSFIINMFGIAFETEEYYVFAQEYAPSGDLFDIIPPQVGLPEPVAKRCVHQVTIALDYLHSKKLVHRDIKPENILIFDKECRKVKLSDFGMTRRAGSPVKRVSGTIPYTAPELCDTSKHEGFCVDYSTDVWAFGVLLFCMLTGNFPWEKAMPSDTFYEEFVRWQRRRSGTVPSQWRRFTDEALRMFRKLLALEQERRCSVKEVYAHFNHCWMLDGQAGGSHHQAALNSSSEEEELLVDRMKQQTLSPTASKTNGMESGAAHHFTSVSTNSSVSSTNSYERSARDSPPSSRILVTTPIEICV encoded by the exons ATGGCTCTGAAGTTTCTAAAGAAGAAAACAACCAAGCTGAAGAGTTTCTTGAGAGAGTACAGCATCTCGCTCTATCTGTCTCCATGTTCCTTCATCATCAACATGTTTGGCATTGCGTTTGAAACAGAGGAATACTATGTTTTTGCGCAGGAATATGCGCCGTCCGGTGACCTGTTCGATATCATTCCACCACAG GTGGGTTTGCCGGAGCCGGTGGCGAAGCGCTGCGTCCATCAGGTGACCATCGCTCTGGACTACCTGCACTCCAAAAAGCTGGTGCACAGAGACATCAAGCCCGAGAACATCTTAATCTTTGACAAGGAGTGTCGCAAGGTCAAGCTGTCGGACTTCGGCATGACGCGGCGGGCCGGCTCGCCGGTGAAGCGTGTGAGCGGCACCATCCCGTACACGGCGCCCGAGCTCTGCGACACATCCAAGCATGAGGGCTTCTGCGTGGACTACAGCACAGACGTGTGGGCCTTCGGAGTGCTGCTGTTCTGCATGCTGACTGGGAACTTCCCCTGGGAGAAGGCCATGCCGTCAGACACTTTCTACGAGGAGTTTGTGCGCTGGCAGAGGCGGCGGAGCGGCACGGTGCCATCGCAGTGGCGCAGATTCACGGATGAAGCCCTGCGCATGTTCCGAAAGCTCCTGGCCCTGGAGCAGGAGCGCCGCTGCTCCGTCAAGGAGGTGTATGCGCATTTTAACCACTGTTGGATGCTGGATGGCCAGGCTGGCGGAAGCCACCATCAGGCTGCGCTGAACTCTTCGTCCGAGGAAGAGGAGCTACTGGTGGATCGTATGAAGCAGCAGACCCTGTCTCCGACAGCTTCCAAAACCAACGGCATGGAGTCGGGAGCGGCTCACCACTTCACCTCCGTGTCCACGAACAGCTCCGTGTCTTCCACCAACAGTTATGAGCGCTCGGCCAGAGACAGTCCGCCTAGCAGCCGCATCCTGGTCACCACGCCGATAGAGATCTGCGTGTAG
- the LOC109099842 gene encoding serine/threonine-protein kinase SBK1 isoform X2, with product MSSSPVVSRVSGDILEELQLFAAQNLEKVEVNKYYEVIRELGKGTYGKVDLVIHKIRGTKMALKFLKKKTTKLKSFLREYSISLYLSPCSFIINMFGIAFETEEYYVFAQEYAPSGDLFDIIPPQVGLPEPVAKRCVHQVTIALDYLHSKKLVHRDIKPENILIFDKECRKVKLSDFGMTRRAGSPVKRVSGTIPYTAPELCDTSKHEGFCVDYSTDVWAFGVLLFCMLTGNFPWEKAMPSDTFYEEFVRWQRRRSGTVPSQWRRFTDEALRMFRKLLALEQERRCSVKEVYAHFNHCWMLDGQAGGSHHQAALNSSSEEEELLVDRMKQQTLSPTASKTNGMESGAAHHFTSVSTNSSVSSTNSYERSARDSPPSSRILVTTPIEICV from the exons ATGAGCTCCTCTCCCGTCGTCTCACGCGTGTCCGGCGACATCCTGGAGGAACTGCAGCTCTTCGCAGCTCAAAACCTGGAGAAGGTGGAGGTCAACAAATACTATGAAGTCATCCGGGAGCTGGGGAAGGGCACCTACGGGAAGGTGGACCTTGTCATCCATAAGATCAGAGGTACA aag ATGGCTCTGAAGTTTCTAAAGAAGAAAACAACCAAGCTGAAGAGTTTCTTGAGAGAGTACAGCATCTCGCTCTATCTGTCTCCATGTTCCTTCATCATCAACATGTTTGGCATTGCGTTTGAAACAGAGGAATACTATGTTTTTGCGCAGGAATATGCGCCGTCCGGTGACCTGTTCGATATCATTCCACCACAG GTGGGTTTGCCGGAGCCGGTGGCGAAGCGCTGCGTCCATCAGGTGACCATCGCTCTGGACTACCTGCACTCCAAAAAGCTGGTGCACAGAGACATCAAGCCCGAGAACATCTTAATCTTTGACAAGGAGTGTCGCAAGGTCAAGCTGTCGGACTTCGGCATGACGCGGCGGGCCGGCTCGCCGGTGAAGCGTGTGAGCGGCACCATCCCGTACACGGCGCCCGAGCTCTGCGACACATCCAAGCATGAGGGCTTCTGCGTGGACTACAGCACAGACGTGTGGGCCTTCGGAGTGCTGCTGTTCTGCATGCTGACTGGGAACTTCCCCTGGGAGAAGGCCATGCCGTCAGACACTTTCTACGAGGAGTTTGTGCGCTGGCAGAGGCGGCGGAGCGGCACGGTGCCATCGCAGTGGCGCAGATTCACGGATGAAGCCCTGCGCATGTTCCGAAAGCTCCTGGCCCTGGAGCAGGAGCGCCGCTGCTCCGTCAAGGAGGTGTATGCGCATTTTAACCACTGTTGGATGCTGGATGGCCAGGCTGGCGGAAGCCACCATCAGGCTGCGCTGAACTCTTCGTCCGAGGAAGAGGAGCTACTGGTGGATCGTATGAAGCAGCAGACCCTGTCTCCGACAGCTTCCAAAACCAACGGCATGGAGTCGGGAGCGGCTCACCACTTCACCTCCGTGTCCACGAACAGCTCCGTGTCTTCCACCAACAGTTATGAGCGCTCGGCCAGAGACAGTCCGCCTAGCAGCCGCATCCTGGTCACCACGCCGATAGAGATCTGCGTGTAG